DNA sequence from the Terriglobia bacterium genome:
CGCGGATCGTCGGCCCGGCGAAGAACTCGTACGCGCAGAGGCAGGACACCGGGTTGCCCGGCAGGAGGAACGCGATCTGGCGGCGGCCCGTGCCGAAGAAGCCGAATCCCGCGGGGCTCGCCGGCCGCATGGCGACCCCGTGCACGGCGATTTCGCCGATCTCGGCCAGGACGCCGGGCGCGTGATCCTCCGGGCCGACCGACGTGCCGCCCGACACGAGCAGGACGTGCTCGGTCGTCTCCGCGACGGCGTCCCGCACCCGTTCGCGCCGGTCGGGAACGTGGACCCGCGAGACGTCGCCCGCCCCGTCGCGGCGGCAGAGGGCGGCCAGCATCGGGCTGTTCGCGTCGGCGATGAAGGCGCCCGATGGCGTGGTCCCGGGAGGCAGCAGCTCGTCGCCGGTGACGAGGATGCGGACCCGCGGCCGGCGCACGACGTCCACCGCTGCCGCGCCCACGCCGGAGAGTACCGCGAGGTCCTGCGGCCTAAGGCGCCGGCCCCGCGCCACGACCGTCGTCCCGCGGCGCACGTCTTCGCCGACGTCGCCGACGTTCTTGAGCGGCGCGACCGCCTCGCTCACCCTGACCCAGACGGCGCCGTCTCGCTCCTCTTCCTCCGCGTGCTCGGCCATGAGCACGGCGTCGCAGCCGGCGGGCAACGGGGCTCCCGTGGCGATGCGGACCGCTTCGAGTCGCCCCACCCTGCCCGGGAAGGGGCGCCCCGGCGCCGATGCGCCGCGGACCCGAAGCTCGACCGGCGCATGAGCCGTCGCGCCGAACGTGGACTCCCCATCCACCGCGTACCCGTCCATGGCGGCCCTGGCGAAGTGCGGCACGTCGACGGCCGCGATGACGTCGGCGGCGGCCACGCGGTCGGCCGCTTCGGTGATCGGGATCGACTCCGCGTCCAGCGCGCCGGTCCGCTGCTCGAGCATCGCGAGCGCCGCCTCGACGCCGGTCCGCTCACGGAACCCCTTCATCCGCACGTCGCGCACGGTGACCCGGCCTCCATGACCGCCCCTCGCCGGGGCGCGCCCGCATCGAGCCATGAGGAGTTGGAAGACATCGCCCCCATGATACGTCAGGGCCACGATGCGGCACCCACGGTGGAGAGGCGAGCCGTCGCGGCCTCGCGCGCCGCGGCATTCGCCCGGTTGGCGGAGAATCGAGGGGGATGTTCGGAGGCTGGCCTGCTGATCCCGGTGCCGTGCCGCTCTATCTCCGGACGCGTGACTACTGCTGCGCGCCCTCGGGCCAGGCCGCGAACTGCCCGCCCATGAAGACGATCGGGCTGTCGAATCCCCCGGCGTTGGAGCCGCCGAAGGCACCCCAAACGACGCCTCCCAGGTCGCCGCCGTCCTTGCCGCCGGACGCGAGCGTGTAGCCGGTGGGCGTCGAGGAGACGTAGAAGTTGTGCCCCCAGCCGTCGAGCATCGGAACGATCTTGATGTGCGATGGCGCCACG
Encoded proteins:
- a CDS encoding molybdopterin molybdotransferase MoeA; translation: MRDVRMKGFRERTGVEAALAMLEQRTGALDAESIPITEAADRVAAADVIAAVDVPHFARAAMDGYAVDGESTFGATAHAPVELRVRGASAPGRPFPGRVGRLEAVRIATGAPLPAGCDAVLMAEHAEEEERDGAVWVRVSEAVAPLKNVGDVGEDVRRGTTVVARGRRLRPQDLAVLSGVGAAAVDVVRRPRVRILVTGDELLPPGTTPSGAFIADANSPMLAALCRRDGAGDVSRVHVPDRRERVRDAVAETTEHVLLVSGGTSVGPEDHAPGVLAEIGEIAVHGVAMRPASPAGFGFFGTGRRQIAFLLPGNPVSCLCAYEFFAGPTIRALGGRPRAWPHRRRRCRVASKIVSPLGRTDYVRVTVRGDDVTPIMVSGSSIISSTTRADGVVIVESGDEGHREGEWVEVLFYD